A window of the Scophthalmus maximus strain ysfricsl-2021 chromosome 8, ASM2237912v1, whole genome shotgun sequence genome harbors these coding sequences:
- the LOC118312367 gene encoding ecto-ADP-ribosyltransferase 4-like — MKFVCMMTTLRNWATVCLLLAVVLLLYHDPFRILWWPQKPAELQKTKTEGFRLDMATDSIDDMHDGCRSEAASRVNLFCLFEWRFRDFSFAWASAERDAKKPAHEGLKEEHAVAIRMYTEGKQIQEDFNRAVKTQKHEYGTKGFEFHYFYFHLTDAIQVLHPNQTLCRTAHYRTGRQFDHDVINTNMHFGAFTLAASAKHSFDLNGNVSCFEIYTCFGADVTHYSATNEAGQVLIPPYEVFKITHVLTNDPWCTVVYKLQSTKTPRTDLNCKLNERQMRAYFGAVSTNWPKSRVAMGLACFVLMVRIALALVKRRQKPQCSVLCWC; from the exons ATGAAGTTTGTCTGCATGATGACAACACTGAGAAACTGGGcaactgtttgtctgttgttggcaGTGGTTCTCCTGTTGTACCATGACCCATTTCGAATTCTCTGGTGGCCTCAGAAACCTGCTGAG cTGCAGAAAACTAAGACAGAAGGTTTCCGTCTTGACATGGCGACAGATTCCATTGATGACATGCATGACGGCTGCCGATCTGAAGCAGCCTCTCGTGTCAACCTGTTCTGCTTGTTTGAGTGGCGCTTCAGAGACTTCAGCTTTGCCTGGGCGTCAGCTGAGAGAGACGCAAAGAAACCTGCGCACGAGGGCCTGAAAGAGGAACACGCCGTGGCGATACGCATGTACACGGAAGGGAAACAAATCCAAGAAGATTTCAACAgagctgtgaaaacacagaaacacgaGTACGGCACAAAAGGATTCGAGTTCCACTATTTCTACTTTCACCTGACCGATGCCATCCAGGTTCTGCATCCCAATCAGACATTGTGCAGAACCGCTCATTACAGGACAGGGAGGCAGTTTGATCACGATGTcatcaacacaaacatgcatttcGGTGCGTTCACTTTGGCAGCTTCGGCTAAGCACTCGTTTGATTTGAATGGCAACGTGTCTTGTTTTGAGATCTACACGTGCTTCGGCGCCGATGTAACACACTACTCTGCTACGAACGAAGCGGGACAGGTGCTGATACCGCCCTACGAGGTTTTCAAGATCACTCATGTCCTGACAAATGACCCATGGTGCACTGTGGTTTACAAGCTACAGAGCACCAAAACACCAAGGACAGATTTGAATTGCAAACTAAATGAAAGGCAAATGAGGGCATATTTTGGAGCCGTTTCAACCAACTGGCCAAAAAGCAGAGTTGCAATGGGGCTGGCATGTTTTGTGCTGATGGTTAGAATTGCTTTAGCGCTTGTAAAACGCAGGCAGAAACCGCAGTGCTCGGTTCTCTGCTGGTGCTGA